The DNA window ACGGCAGGCTGTGCGTCAACGTGCTCAACCACGAGCAGGAGCTGATGGCGCGCCACTTCGCCGGCATGACCGGCGTCAGCATGGAGGAGCGTTTCCGGCTGGAAGAGTGGCAGCTTGGCGCGCTGGGGCAGCCGGTGCTGCGCAATACCCTGGCCAGCCTGGAAGGGGAGATCGAACAGATCCAGAGCATCGGCACCCACCAGATGTACCTGGTGCAGATCAAGCAGATCGCGCTGAGCGAAGCCGGCAACGGTCTGATCTACTTCAAGCGCAACTTCCATTCGGTGATCCACCAGATGGCGGTGCCGGCCTGAGGCGTTGGGGCGCAGCAGCCTGCGCCCCGCGTTTCAACTCTTGTTGGCTGCCAGATCGCTCACCAGGCGGTTGACCGGATCGCTCATGTTGGTGAACTTGCTTAGCTCTGAGCGTGTCACCACCACGAACACCCCGACGTTTTTCGCCGGAA is part of the Serratia surfactantfaciens genome and encodes:
- the hpaC gene encoding 4-hydroxyphenylacetate 3-monooxygenase, reductase component, which translates into the protein MSQENEQRLRFRDAMASLSAAVNIVTTDGPAGRCGITATAVCSVTDTPPTLLVCINRNSAMNPVFQENGRLCVNVLNHEQELMARHFAGMTGVSMEERFRLEEWQLGALGQPVLRNTLASLEGEIEQIQSIGTHQMYLVQIKQIALSEAGNGLIYFKRNFHSVIHQMAVPA